Proteins encoded in a region of the Perognathus longimembris pacificus isolate PPM17 chromosome 11, ASM2315922v1, whole genome shotgun sequence genome:
- the Insrr gene encoding insulin receptor-related protein isoform X2, which yields MPARPGTMAVPSLWPWGTWLLMILFSLEFGLSTLEVCPSLDIRSEVAELKRLESCSVVEGHLQILLMFTATGEDFRGLSFPRLTQVTDYLLLFRVYGLESLRDLFPNLAVIRGARLFLGYALVIYEMPHLRDVGLPALGAVLRGAVRVEKNQELCHLSTIDWGLLQPAPGANHIVGNKLGEECADVCPGVLGAAGEPCARTTFNGHTDYRCWTSSHCQRVCPCSHGLACTTGGECCHSECLGGCSRPEDPRACVACRHLYFQGSCHGACPPGTYQYESWRCVTAEHCANLHSLPGRASTFGIHQGSCLAQCPPGFTRNGSSIFCHKCEGLCPKECKVGTKTIDSIQAAQDLVGCTHVEGSLILNLRQGYNLELELQHSLGLVETITGFLKIKHSFALVSLGFFKNLKLIRGDTMVDGNYTLYVLDNQNLQQLGSWVTAGLTIPVGKIYFAFNPHLCLEHIYRLEEVTGTRGRQNKAEINPRTNGDRAACQTRTLRFVFNLTEADRILLRWERYEPLEARDLLSFIVYYKESPFQNATEHVGPDACGTQSWNLLDVELPLSRTQEPGVTLAPLKPWTQYAVFVRAITLTTAEDSPHQGAQSPIVYLRTLPAAPTVPQDVISTSNSSSHLLVRWKPPNQRNGNLTYYLVLWQRLAEDGDLYLNDYCHRGLRLPTSNHDPRFDREDGVLEAETEPGCCPCQHSPPRQVLPPLEAQEASFQKKFENFLHNAITIPKSPWKVTSINKSPQRDSARHRRASEPLRLGSNSSDFEIQEDKVPRERAVLSDLRHFSEYRIDIHACNHAAHTVGCSAATFVFARTMPHREADDIPGKVAWKAASKNSVLLRWIEPPDPNGLILKYEIKYRRLGEEATVLCVSRLRYAKVGGVHLALLPPGNYSARVRATSLAGNGSWTESIAFYIPGPEEEDSGGLHVLLTVTPVGLMLLIILAALGFFYGKKRNGTLYTSVNPEYFSASEMYVPDEWEVPREQISIIRELGQGSFGMVYEGLARGLEAGEEATPVALKTVNELASARERIEFLKEASVMKAFKCHHVVRLLGVVSQGQPTLVIMELMTRGDLKSHLRSLRPEAENNPGLPQPALGEMMQMAGEIADGMAYLAAKKFVHRDLAARNCMVSQDFTVKIGDFGMTRDVYETDYYRKGGKGLLPVRWMAPESLKDGIFTTHSDVWSFGVVLWEIVTLAEQPYQGLSNEQVLKFVMDGGVLEELESCPLQLQELMCRCWQQSPRLRPTFIHILDSIQEELQPSFRLLSFYHSPECHRGRASLLSTDVEPDSPQAPKDTPDCSPQNGGPGH from the exons ATGCCAGCCAGGCCTGGGACCATGGCAGTACCCAGTCTGTGGCCCTGGGGAACATGGCTGCTTATGATCCTCTTCTCCTTGGAATTTGGCCTGAGCACGCTAGAGG TGTGCCCCAGCCTGGACATCCGCTCAGAAGTGGCAGAGCTGAAGCGGCTGGAGAGCTGCAGCGTGGTGGAGGGCCACCTGCAGATCCTGCTCATGTTCACGGCCACAGGGGAGGACTTCCGCGGCCTCAGCTTCCCACGTCTCACTCAGGTCACTGACTACCTGCTGCTCTTCCGTGTCTATGGCTTAGAGAGCCTGCGTGACCTCTTCCCCAACCTAGCCGTGATCCGAGGTGCCCGCCTCTTCCTGGGCTACGCGCTGGTCATCTATGAAATGCCACACTTGCGAGACGTGGGACTGCCAGCTCTGGGGGCTGTGCTGCGTGGGGCCGTGCGTGTGGAGAAGAACCAGGAGCTTTGCCACCTCTCCACCATTGATTGGGGTCTGCTGCAGCCTGCCCCAGGTGCCAACCACATTGTGGGCAACAAGCTGGGCGAGGAGTGTGCTGACGTGTGCCCTGGAGTACTGGGTGCAGCTGGAGAGCCTTGTGCCAGGACCACCTTCAATGGGCACACTGACTACAGGTGCTGGACCTCCAGCCACTGCCAGAGAG TGTGTCCCTGCTCCCACGGGTTGGCCTGCACAACGGGGGGTGAGTGCTGCCACTCCGAATGTCTTGGTGGTTGTAGTCGGCCAGAAGACCCTCGTGCCTGCGTAGCTTGCCGCCACCTCTACTTCCAGGGCTCTTGCCACGGGGCCTGCCCTCCAGGCACCTACCAGTATGAATCCTGGCGCTGTGTCACAGCAGAGCACTGCGCCAACCTGCACTCTCTGCCCGGCCGTGCCTCCACCTTTGGCATCCACCAGGGTAGCTGCCTGGCCCAGTGCCCCCCAGGATTCACCCGTAATGGTAGCAG CATATTCTGCCACAAGTGTGAGGGCTTGTGCCCCAAAGAGTGCAAGGTGGGCACCAAGACCATCGACTCCATCCAGGCAGCACAGGACCTGGTGGGCTGCACCCACGTGGAGGGAAGTCTCATCCTCAACTTGCGCCAGGGCT ACAACCTGGAACTGGAGCTGCAACACAGCCTGGGCCTGGTAGAGACCATCACAGGCTTCCTCAAAATCAAGCACTCCTTTGCTCttgtgtctctgggctttttcaaGAACCTCAAACTAATCCGCGGAGACACCATGGTAGATGG GAACTACACCCTGTACGTGCTGGACAACCAGAACCTACAACAGCTGGGGTCCTGGGTGACCGCAGGGCTCACCATTCCCGTGGGCAAGATCTACTTTGCCTTCAATCCACACCTCTGCTTGGAACACATTTACCGATTGGAAGAGGTGACTGGGACTCGAGGCCGGCAAAACAAGGCTGAGATCAACCCCCGCACTAATGGAGACCGTGCTGCCT GCCAGACCCGTACCCTTCGCTTTGTGTTCAACTTGACGGAGGCCGACCGCATCCTGCTGCGCTGGGAGCGCTATGAGCCGCTGGAGGCCCGTGACCTGCTCAGCTTCATCGTGTACTACAAGGAGTC TCCATTCCAGAATGCCACCGAGCATGTGGGTCCAGATGCCTGTGGAACACAGAGCTGGAACCTACTGGATGTAGAGCTGCCCTTAAGCCGCACCCAAGAACCAGGGGTGACTCTAGCCCCCCTCAAGCCCTGGACACAGTATGCAGTGTTTGTGCGGGCCATCACACTGACCACTGCTGAGGACAGTCCCCATCAAGGAGCCCAGAGCCCCATTGTCTACCTGAGAACCCTGCCTGCAG CGCCCACCGTGCCCCAAGACGTCATCTCCACATCCAACTCTTCCTCCCACCTCCTGGTGCGCTGGAAGCCACCGAACCAGCGCAACGGAAACCTCACCTACTACCTAGTGCTGTGGCAGCGGCTGGCAGAGGATGGAGACCTCTACCTCAATGACTACTGCCACCGTG GCTTGCGTCTGCCCACCAGCAACCACGACCCTCGCTTCGACCGCGAAGATGGAGTCCTTGAAGCCGAGACTGAGCCTGGCTGCTGCCCTTGCCAACACTCCCCTCCCAGGCAGGTCCTGCCCCCGCTGGAGGCGCAAGAGGCCTCGTTCCAGAAGAAGTTCGAAAACTTTCTACACAATGCCATCACGATTCCCAA GTCCCCATGGAAAGTGACGTCCATCAACAAGAGCCCCCAAAG GGACTCAGCGCGGCACCGCCGGGCCTCTGAGCCCCTCAGACTAGGGAGCAATAGCTCGGACTTTGAAATCCAAGAGGACAAAGTTCCCCGGGAGCGAGCGGTGCTGAGTGACTTGCGCCACTTCTCGGAGTATCGGATCGACATCCACGCCTGCAACCACGCGGCACACACCGTGGGCTGCAGCGCCGCCACCTTCGTCTTTGCACGCACCATGCCCCACA GAGAAGCCGATGATATCCCAGGGAAAGTGGCCTGGAAAGCCGCCAGCAAGAACAGTGTCCTCTTGCGATGGATTGAGCCACCAGACCCCAATGGACTCATCCTCAAGTATGAAATTAAGTACCGCCGCCTGGGAGAG GAGGCCACAGTGCTGTGTGTGTCCCGACTTCGATATGCCAAAGTTGGTGGGGTCCATCTGGCTCTGCTGCCCCCCGGAAACTACTCTGCTCGAGTTCGGGCCACCTCTCTGGCTGGCAATGGCTCCTGGACAGAGAGCATCGCCTTCTACATTCCTGGCCCAG AGGAGGAAGATTCTGGGGGGCTGCACGTTCTCCTCACTGTCACCCCCGTGGGGCTCATGCTGCTCATCATTCTTGCTGCCCTCGGTTTCTTCTATGGCAAGAAGAG AAATGGCACCCTGTATACCTCTGTGAATCCGGAGTACTTCAGCGCCTCTGAGA TGTATGTCCCCGATGAGTGGGAAGTGCCTCGAGAGCAGATCTCCATAATCCGAGAGCTGGGCCAAGGCTCTTTTGGGATGGTCTATGAGGGACTGGCACGAGGActggaggctggggaggaagccACACCAGTGGCCCTGAAGACGGTGAATGAGCTGGCCAGTGCACGGGAACGCATTGAGTTTCTCAAGGAAGCTTCCGTCATGAAGGCATTCAAGTGTCACCATGTG GTACGTCTCCTGGGTGTGGTGTCTCAGGGGCAGCCAACTCTTGTCATCATGGAGCTAATGACCCGTGGGGACCTCAAGAGCCACCTCCGATCTTTGAGGCCCGAGGCAGAG AACAACCCTGGGCTCCCACAACCAGCCCTGGGAGAGATGATGCAGATGGCTGGTGAGATTGCAGATGGTATGGCCTACCTTGCTGCCAAGAAGTTTGTGCACCGAGACCTGGCAGCCCGCAACTGCATGGTGTCCCAAGACTTCACCGTCAAAATTGGGG ACTTTGGGATGACACGGGATGTGTATGAGACAGACTATTACCGCAAGGGTGGGAAGGGGCTGCTGCCCGTGCGTTGGATGGCCCCTGAGTCCCTCAAAGATGGAATCTTCACCACACACTCGGATGTCTG GTCCTTTGGTGTGGTACTCTGGGAGATCGTGACCTTGGCTGAACAGCCCTACCAGGGCCTGTCCAATGAGCAGGTGCTCAAGTTCGTCATGGATGGTGGGGTCCTGGAGGAGCTAGAGAGCTGTCCCCTTCAGCT GCAGGAGCTGATGTGTCGCTGCTGGCAGCAGAGCCCGCGTCTACGCCCTACCTTCATCCACATCCTGGACAGCATACAGGAAGAGCTGCAACCCTCCTTCCGTCTCCTCTCCTTCTATCACAGCCCGGAGTGCCATCGGGGCCGGGCCTCCTTGCTGTCTACCGATGTGGAGCCTGACTCCCCCCAAGCCCCTAAAGACACACCAGATTGCAGCCCCCAAAATGGCGGTCCAGGACACTGA